A genome region from Pseudomonas helmanticensis includes the following:
- a CDS encoding MarC family protein → MLHVLFSVYLKMLVLYSPFFVLSCFISLTRGYSRKEQRRLAWKVAIATLVSSVLLYLFGRVIFDVFGITADAFRIGAGSVLFISALGMAQGKPVVQSDNVQQDVTIVPLTIPLTVGPGTIGALLVMGISQPHWDDKLTAIMSIALASFTVGVVLYLSNHIERILGDQGLQIVSRLMGLFVCALAAQIIFTGVKGYLVS, encoded by the coding sequence ATGCTCCACGTGTTATTCAGCGTTTACCTGAAGATGCTGGTGCTCTACAGCCCGTTCTTCGTGTTGTCCTGCTTCATCAGCCTGACCCGTGGTTACTCGCGCAAGGAACAGCGGCGCCTGGCTTGGAAAGTGGCCATCGCCACCCTGGTCTCCAGCGTTCTGCTGTATCTGTTTGGCCGGGTGATTTTCGATGTGTTCGGGATTACCGCAGACGCATTCCGCATCGGTGCCGGTAGCGTATTGTTCATCTCGGCGCTGGGCATGGCCCAAGGCAAGCCTGTGGTGCAAAGTGACAACGTGCAGCAGGACGTGACAATCGTGCCGCTGACCATCCCCTTGACCGTCGGCCCGGGCACCATTGGTGCGCTGCTGGTGATGGGTATCAGCCAACCGCATTGGGACGACAAACTGACCGCGATCATGAGTATCGCCCTGGCCAGTTTCACCGTTGGGGTGGTGCTGTACCTGTCCAATCACATCGAACGGATTCTCGGCGACCAAGGCTTGCAGATCGTCAGTCGGTTGATGGGATTGTTTGTTTGCGCATTGGCGGCGCAGATCATCTTTACCGGGGTGAAGGGCTATCTTGTTTCCTGA
- a CDS encoding TcdA/TcdB pore-forming domain-containing protein — protein MNSKDYGLISGSEFSAAFKRADLESIAESLRNDMTREQLMRYYNGAVAAANRSEQLTAIRLLKEVVESNLSDTSDVQLKKLSGNLTDYHARLATTVHLLSSGKPVARKLHFVWVGGGIGAIQGDYINVWKQMTDADGYRLNLWYDSDGLLAHETNRIIVESAKAQAAMLASQDASVKSARLGKLYVERARALRQQMFEYVEKATATGVSADQARINLLVSAYGQDEARLNTLKARNLQSLETVAANGIALRDIRSELSNQPLFEIYERELSYRGNLAAASDITRLQAVHFESGTYLDADLLPSLHKNIAGMDLSGFDIETRMGITQILLDSNPQILPKRSAPYADLRQKVPDQIKNALIEFAKTAPTLKDIFAPFNDVVVSQHGVRVGNKNSVDLKSIPFNGLSNAMLSGHAGSAAIVGIIDKIRSNYAFLDRVEVLARQGNISLTDSAAFSDLIISEMEKIYGPLSTWGDELIVRNGFLQAVAEYDADGIKFGAQSAITMSGPTAVSRGLSDYVNEKALAEARQQISDRVDLRDGFNLATEEETHHSWKDNARTEPEWFELEKTRIADGAYKNHYLGNVDELLKGQKLTFKQGWPVIEGKPVLLTSVLQQLLDSLGEPFVRAMNDRLTGDIAFTTPFSIDFEARQQILHQPTSELPPSTGAESLGNLNEALAWIAAGKLPVDQLSPLHRVMFGGLFGSTTLDQNGFADTWKTTVDFAEKTRDRGLFARYDVIEQTLLNRYAAPTEFSTSRIGTGENNSRVLKAQAFAKPMSVRQWREHLSQVEAVAKKEQRASILTRGNAVREQFFRSGALSAKQFPQGLLVQGVGDPGRRCYPLALAMAAALERGVAAERALIGKLALANIAPESAETQALLHVLDELRGIPMAQFGEKTPVANLHAVIQALDAKSSGGSLLLNTENHSMLVSKVAGADEASYRFYDPNFGLYAFARIDELHKGIQGFLQDEALARLYGVAEGPGATFDVVDLNGVNIADTDLPSKVSVGNLLGNDPIAGGRPVEPWHHHAQLRLRSLSENARLGQAFVNVDAHKWARIIKGATDQLHEKYQLSRDFVPVFESLKPTAQGRSEITLVNAKDPHQTRTVLTDDKRLSGIKSYLSDSFEELSGRRAGSPVVDPTDVGAVHTLNAGFAIQALLLGLKEAEHADGSTALTSAVRIHGYLSYAQLAHGLVVDAVQLLELVRHAFTDSVRVANTTSAIVGNALGNVLNEGVGNALQLASIGFDIYLLINAENDIQRAVFATQLAFDTAGLVLGAGAFGAGVAGAATAAAFLGGASVILGGLAVGIGALVEGFSARTERGKQIGRYLNRVNEAYRTGGYSVRGDTLFANPHAVYSKLDLRSGTITFGSQKIFAADDYSDLHPPRIDPDREHAFSIREALDLPEKFAISDNINVESVVLPSLPDCYLAYEFGGLPFSTTLGEDLETALALEHDRYGKRQFWFTFYKLPTEYIIEKMVPNYVATTVSVVLGKQQRFLHVPTLPQEVHGHLSYDIDALGGHCSVTLAEGVKSLRLRVSTGDAMTWSLRAAWLNKSGVKIEGDVLQLGAIQVQVPDKNTVLVQLDGHSYQVDWTTGTLWLTELEAGPDEDGPMTLKRVRELARSSRLADGPTVIRNYQDALTGVRTSAWFDRGEDSFLLVRGLDPKYAADICMGPRIGQHIYYYCPADALIWRVDVVTGKIMRVFQLVRTESKAWITAIQEMPGGALQVVRRIERDEDRFVKMTYLIEEDELSIIGVSGHLSYQEGREIRSGTVFLDDLLSWYQLIPAASGVDDEPVTSAGWSRFITIDYMDYSSKAFSRVWVRCDDGRVFRPMLKEEDSKADAFDWALLDPQQPELDTVLFHNLRRRLLYRQRISAQEQSSVTFAQSILSLEVQQIHRQGRQYIALTEEGMVFRLNGAGERHLAGLGNDWLFARQERSGSNFRWWDSVLGTAAMWSAGAVEVGGISAASNHSPLYVVCLDQQLLIADTAGKSFGLLRQTMDKKAVLMIDWTTGRIYRQAFMTPESLSAAFGTGTRLLRADLIPPMQRVLPQRTFAWAVPHASGLRARAHDHVLFDVFEGEPARIVGVENEFFDGVFSHQARERKLEKLLSGQYCAPYLTAGRVEDLCSWYDVDAGRLLSATARGQDLPGYVGVANGQTLVLHDSQSRQLFSNRSEDGRLSDVWMTAQTVSRIANTLVIESGQSSGRIAPIPDGVDTLILRYAADGASFFIDQRTWARLDCLIVDFDFPDALKSHLSFQLQPMEQWLVTQKDGHLLLTDTDTGRSIILRNVGAISAESRKNVSLSIPLAEGLAVGLYLDELMSTLQEEALSELGALISAIR, from the coding sequence TTGAATAGCAAGGATTATGGGTTAATATCTGGCAGTGAGTTTTCAGCCGCTTTTAAACGAGCTGATCTGGAGTCCATTGCAGAGAGTTTGCGCAATGACATGACGCGAGAACAGCTGATGCGTTATTACAATGGCGCGGTTGCGGCAGCGAATCGGTCAGAACAACTGACAGCAATCAGGTTGCTCAAGGAAGTCGTCGAGTCGAATCTTTCTGATACGTCCGATGTTCAACTCAAAAAGCTCAGTGGAAACCTTACGGATTACCACGCCCGGTTAGCCACTACCGTGCACCTTCTGTCTTCAGGCAAACCGGTTGCGCGAAAGTTACACTTTGTCTGGGTAGGCGGAGGCATCGGAGCTATTCAGGGGGATTACATCAATGTCTGGAAACAGATGACCGATGCGGATGGATACCGCCTGAATCTCTGGTACGACAGTGATGGGCTACTCGCGCACGAAACCAACAGGATCATTGTTGAATCGGCCAAGGCTCAGGCTGCGATGCTCGCCTCTCAAGACGCATCGGTGAAGTCCGCGAGGCTTGGCAAGCTATACGTTGAGCGCGCTCGCGCTCTCCGTCAGCAGATGTTCGAGTATGTTGAGAAGGCCACCGCTACAGGTGTCAGTGCCGACCAGGCGAGAATAAATCTTTTGGTCAGTGCGTATGGTCAGGATGAGGCCAGGCTCAATACGCTGAAGGCGCGCAATCTACAGTCGCTTGAAACTGTTGCAGCGAATGGCATTGCGCTTCGGGATATCCGTAGCGAATTGTCCAATCAACCATTGTTCGAAATTTACGAACGGGAGCTGTCTTATCGCGGCAATCTGGCGGCGGCGTCGGATATCACCCGACTGCAGGCGGTGCATTTCGAAAGCGGCACTTATCTGGATGCGGATTTGTTGCCGTCGTTACATAAAAATATCGCAGGCATGGATCTTTCCGGTTTTGACATCGAAACCCGGATGGGAATAACGCAGATTCTGCTCGACTCTAACCCGCAGATACTTCCGAAGCGAAGCGCGCCATATGCGGATTTGCGCCAGAAAGTGCCTGATCAAATAAAGAACGCATTGATAGAGTTTGCCAAGACTGCCCCAACACTCAAGGATATTTTTGCACCGTTCAACGATGTCGTTGTTTCGCAACACGGAGTGCGCGTGGGCAACAAAAATAGCGTTGATTTAAAAAGTATCCCTTTCAATGGTCTTTCCAACGCAATGTTGAGTGGTCATGCCGGGTCCGCGGCAATTGTCGGAATCATCGATAAAATTCGCAGTAATTACGCATTTCTGGATCGTGTGGAGGTGCTGGCTCGTCAGGGGAACATCTCACTGACAGATTCCGCAGCATTCTCCGATCTGATCATTAGCGAGATGGAGAAAATATATGGCCCGCTATCAACCTGGGGTGACGAGTTAATTGTTCGAAACGGGTTTTTGCAGGCTGTCGCTGAGTACGATGCCGACGGCATCAAATTTGGTGCCCAATCGGCTATTACCATGAGTGGCCCGACGGCCGTTTCGCGAGGTTTGAGTGATTACGTCAACGAGAAAGCGCTTGCTGAAGCTCGTCAACAAATCAGTGACCGAGTCGATCTGCGTGACGGTTTCAATCTGGCCACCGAAGAAGAGACCCACCATAGCTGGAAGGACAACGCCAGGACCGAACCCGAATGGTTCGAACTGGAAAAAACCAGAATTGCCGATGGCGCTTACAAAAACCATTACCTGGGCAATGTGGATGAACTGCTCAAAGGTCAGAAACTGACCTTCAAGCAGGGCTGGCCGGTCATCGAAGGCAAGCCAGTGTTGCTGACGTCGGTGTTGCAGCAATTGCTGGACAGCCTGGGTGAACCGTTCGTGCGTGCAATGAATGACCGATTGACCGGCGATATTGCGTTCACTACTCCGTTCTCTATCGATTTCGAAGCGCGTCAGCAGATTCTGCACCAACCGACGAGTGAACTGCCGCCATCGACAGGTGCCGAGTCGCTGGGCAATTTGAACGAAGCGTTGGCGTGGATCGCGGCAGGTAAATTACCTGTGGATCAGTTGAGTCCGTTGCACCGTGTGATGTTCGGCGGCCTGTTTGGCTCTACGACACTGGATCAGAACGGGTTCGCCGACACCTGGAAAACCACCGTTGATTTTGCCGAAAAAACCCGTGATCGTGGGCTGTTCGCACGCTATGACGTCATCGAACAAACGCTGCTCAACCGTTACGCGGCACCGACAGAGTTCAGTACTTCCAGAATCGGCACGGGGGAAAACAACTCTCGGGTTCTGAAGGCGCAGGCCTTTGCCAAGCCGATGAGCGTACGGCAATGGCGCGAACACCTGAGCCAGGTAGAAGCCGTGGCTAAAAAAGAACAACGGGCGTCGATTCTCACACGAGGCAATGCGGTACGTGAGCAGTTTTTCCGGTCCGGGGCTCTCTCAGCCAAACAGTTTCCACAAGGGTTGCTGGTACAGGGTGTGGGCGATCCGGGGCGGCGCTGTTATCCATTGGCATTGGCCATGGCGGCAGCATTGGAACGAGGCGTCGCCGCAGAGCGCGCTCTGATCGGTAAACTGGCGCTGGCCAATATTGCCCCGGAGTCAGCTGAAACCCAGGCGTTGCTGCATGTGCTGGATGAGTTGCGCGGCATCCCGATGGCGCAGTTCGGCGAAAAAACGCCGGTGGCGAATCTGCACGCAGTGATACAGGCGCTGGATGCCAAATCCAGCGGCGGCAGTTTGCTGCTCAATACCGAAAATCATTCGATGCTGGTGAGCAAAGTCGCGGGAGCAGATGAAGCATCCTATCGCTTCTACGATCCCAACTTCGGCCTGTATGCGTTTGCCCGTATAGATGAACTGCACAAGGGTATCCAGGGGTTTTTGCAGGATGAGGCGCTCGCCAGACTCTATGGCGTTGCAGAGGGCCCCGGAGCCACTTTCGATGTGGTGGATCTCAACGGCGTGAACATCGCCGACACGGATTTGCCATCTAAAGTCAGCGTTGGAAACCTGCTGGGCAACGACCCCATTGCTGGCGGGAGGCCTGTCGAACCCTGGCACCATCATGCGCAGTTGCGACTACGGTCGCTGTCGGAGAACGCGCGTCTTGGCCAAGCGTTCGTCAATGTGGACGCCCACAAGTGGGCGCGGATCATCAAAGGTGCGACCGATCAGTTGCATGAAAAATATCAACTGAGCCGTGACTTCGTTCCAGTATTCGAGTCTTTGAAACCCACCGCACAAGGACGTAGTGAAATCACTCTGGTCAACGCCAAAGACCCGCATCAGACGCGCACGGTGTTGACCGATGACAAACGCCTGTCCGGAATCAAATCTTATCTGAGCGATTCCTTCGAAGAGTTATCCGGTAGGCGCGCAGGTTCACCCGTGGTCGATCCGACCGACGTCGGTGCGGTCCACACGCTCAATGCCGGATTTGCCATTCAGGCGTTGTTGCTTGGGCTCAAGGAAGCGGAACACGCCGATGGTTCGACGGCATTGACGTCTGCGGTGCGCATTCACGGTTACCTTTCCTACGCGCAACTGGCCCACGGACTCGTGGTTGACGCGGTGCAATTGCTGGAGCTGGTTCGTCATGCGTTCACCGACAGTGTGCGTGTGGCCAACACCACCTCTGCAATTGTGGGCAATGCGCTGGGCAACGTATTGAACGAAGGTGTGGGGAATGCACTGCAACTGGCGAGTATCGGTTTCGACATCTATTTGTTGATCAACGCTGAAAATGATATCCAGCGCGCGGTGTTCGCTACACAGCTGGCGTTTGATACCGCCGGTCTGGTGCTGGGCGCCGGAGCGTTTGGCGCAGGTGTTGCCGGAGCGGCCACGGCGGCTGCGTTTCTTGGTGGCGCCAGTGTCATTCTGGGCGGGCTGGCTGTTGGCATCGGTGCACTGGTCGAGGGTTTCAGCGCCAGGACAGAGCGTGGCAAGCAGATCGGCAGGTATTTGAATCGGGTCAACGAGGCGTATCGTACCGGAGGTTACTCGGTACGAGGGGATACTCTCTTTGCCAACCCTCATGCGGTTTATTCAAAACTGGATCTGCGCAGCGGAACCATCACCTTTGGCAGTCAGAAAATCTTCGCTGCCGACGATTACTCCGATTTGCATCCACCCAGAATCGACCCGGATCGCGAGCATGCATTCAGCATTCGAGAAGCGCTCGATCTGCCGGAAAAGTTTGCAATCAGTGACAACATAAACGTTGAAAGCGTGGTGTTGCCGAGCCTGCCGGATTGCTACCTGGCCTATGAGTTTGGCGGGTTGCCCTTTTCGACAACCCTGGGCGAAGATCTGGAAACGGCACTGGCGCTTGAGCATGACCGTTACGGCAAGCGGCAATTCTGGTTTACCTTTTACAAATTGCCCACCGAATACATCATTGAAAAAATGGTGCCCAATTATGTGGCAACTACGGTCAGCGTAGTGCTGGGCAAGCAACAGCGTTTTCTGCATGTACCGACTCTGCCGCAAGAGGTACACGGCCATCTTTCTTATGACATCGATGCATTGGGCGGGCACTGTTCGGTCACCTTGGCCGAGGGCGTCAAGTCTTTGCGTTTGCGAGTCTCGACTGGTGACGCGATGACCTGGTCATTACGCGCAGCCTGGTTGAATAAAAGTGGCGTGAAAATCGAGGGCGACGTCCTGCAACTGGGCGCGATACAGGTGCAGGTGCCTGACAAGAACACAGTGCTTGTGCAACTCGACGGACATTCGTATCAGGTGGACTGGACAACCGGAACCCTGTGGCTCACGGAGCTGGAGGCCGGCCCGGATGAAGACGGCCCGATGACCCTTAAGCGAGTTCGCGAACTTGCACGTTCCAGCCGTCTGGCGGATGGCCCCACGGTCATTCGCAATTACCAGGACGCTCTGACCGGCGTGCGCACCAGCGCCTGGTTTGACCGAGGTGAAGATTCTTTCCTGTTGGTTCGCGGGCTGGACCCGAAGTATGCCGCGGATATTTGCATGGGCCCCAGGATTGGCCAGCACATTTACTACTACTGCCCCGCTGATGCATTGATCTGGCGTGTTGATGTTGTCACCGGGAAAATCATGCGTGTTTTCCAATTGGTACGTACAGAATCCAAAGCCTGGATTACCGCGATCCAGGAGATGCCGGGCGGTGCGTTGCAAGTGGTTCGGCGCATCGAACGCGACGAAGACCGGTTCGTCAAAATGACTTACCTGATCGAAGAAGATGAACTCTCGATTATTGGTGTGTCCGGCCATCTCAGCTATCAGGAAGGTCGGGAGATTCGAAGTGGGACGGTCTTCCTGGACGATCTCCTCTCGTGGTACCAGTTGATACCGGCAGCGTCAGGCGTTGACGACGAACCAGTGACAAGTGCCGGTTGGTCAAGGTTCATTACCATTGATTACATGGACTACAGTTCTAAAGCGTTCAGCAGGGTCTGGGTACGTTGCGACGACGGACGGGTTTTTAGACCGATGCTCAAAGAGGAGGACAGCAAAGCCGACGCCTTCGATTGGGCTCTTCTGGATCCACAGCAGCCAGAACTCGATACGGTTCTGTTCCATAACCTGCGTCGTCGCCTCCTCTATCGACAGCGCATCAGTGCACAAGAACAGTCTTCGGTAACTTTTGCACAATCCATCTTGTCGCTCGAGGTGCAGCAAATTCACCGTCAAGGCCGGCAATACATTGCATTGACTGAAGAGGGCATGGTGTTTCGCCTGAATGGCGCGGGTGAACGACATTTGGCAGGCCTCGGTAATGATTGGCTATTCGCCCGCCAAGAGCGCTCAGGCAGCAATTTTCGTTGGTGGGATTCGGTCCTTGGCACTGCCGCAATGTGGTCCGCCGGGGCTGTGGAGGTCGGTGGCATCAGCGCTGCTTCGAATCACTCGCCGCTCTATGTCGTGTGTCTCGATCAGCAACTTCTTATCGCCGATACGGCGGGGAAAAGCTTTGGGTTGCTGAGGCAGACCATGGACAAAAAAGCCGTATTAATGATCGATTGGACGACTGGGCGGATCTACCGGCAAGCGTTCATGACTCCCGAAAGCTTATCCGCAGCATTTGGTACGGGAACACGTCTGTTACGGGCCGACTTGATCCCGCCAATGCAGAGGGTGCTGCCACAGCGCACGTTTGCCTGGGCGGTGCCCCATGCATCCGGCTTGCGCGCCAGAGCACATGACCACGTATTGTTCGACGTGTTTGAAGGCGAGCCTGCGCGTATTGTCGGTGTGGAAAACGAGTTCTTTGACGGCGTGTTTTCGCATCAGGCGCGGGAGCGGAAACTGGAGAAGCTGCTGTCGGGTCAGTATTGTGCTCCGTATCTGACGGCAGGCAGGGTCGAAGATCTTTGCAGTTGGTATGACGTCGACGCCGGTCGCTTGCTCAGTGCAACGGCGCGAGGTCAAGACTTGCCTGGCTACGTGGGCGTCGCCAACGGTCAAACCCTTGTGTTGCATGACTCGCAGAGCCGGCAGCTGTTCAGCAACCGTAGCGAAGATGGAAGGCTCAGTGACGTATGGATGACTGCGCAAACAGTCAGCCGGATAGCCAATACGCTGGTCATCGAAAGCGGTCAGTCATCTGGCCGGATTGCGCCGATTCCGGATGGCGTTGATACGCTGATCCTGAGATATGCGGCGGATGGCGCCTCCTTTTTTATCGACCAGCGGACCTGGGCACGACTTGACTGCCTGATTGTCGATTTCGATTTTCCCGACGCGTTGAAAAGTCATCTTTCGTTCCAGCTGCAGCCGATGGAGCAGTGGTTGGTCACGCAGAAGGATGGACACCTGCTGCTGACAGACACTGACACGGGGCGCAGCATCATTTTGCGCAATGTCGGTGCTATCAGCGCGGAGTCTCGAAAGAATGTGTCACTCAGTATCCCCTTGGCGGAAGGCCTCGCGGTGGGGCTCTACCTCGATGAGTTGATGAGCACCTTGCAGGAGGAAGCGCTGAGTGAACTCGGCGCGCTGATTTCTGCCATCCGTTAA